In Drosophila nasuta strain 15112-1781.00 chromosome 2R, ASM2355853v1, whole genome shotgun sequence, a single genomic region encodes these proteins:
- the LOC132785258 gene encoding dolichol-phosphate mannosyltransferase subunit 3, translating to MTNLQRWLFYATLFAVPYLALVLGTVQTPLTSKYLLHIQLLPVLLLVLFGVYSVFTVLYRTFTFNDCPEAAKELQAEILEARKDLIAKGFKFRD from the exons ATGACTAATTTACAGCGTTGGCTCTTCTATGCAACGCTCTTTGCTGTGCCTTACTTGGCCttggtgctgggcacagttcAAACGCCGCTtacatcaaaatatttgttacaCATTCAACTGCTGCCGGTGCTACTTCTGGTTCTATTTGGT GTTTATTCCGTGTTTACTGTGCTGTATCGTACGTTTACGTTCAACGATTGCCCGGAGGCAGCCAAAGAACTGCAGGCGGAGATTTTGGAGGCTCGCAAAGATTTGATAGCTAAGGGATTTAAGTTTCGAGACTGA